One window of the Dehalococcoidia bacterium genome contains the following:
- a CDS encoding amidohydrolase yields the protein MTEKADLVLYNANVITFDPAKPKATSVAVRDGKILRVAGNGAHEHFTGRKINCNGKTLVPGFNDAHCHILAFASSLLSVDCTPSSVSSIADIKDRIRKRVQTASDGEWIRAFGYDEFYLAERRHPNRSDLDEAAPNHPVKLMHRSRHACVLNSRAMSIAGITNETQEPDGGVIDRDLQSGEPSGMLFEMNDYIENKVPPISPAEMERGVKLANDAYLSQGITSLQDATATNNIETWKLFQRLRDSGSLKPRLSLMMGMRYMDQLLEDGFEPRHGDNDMRLGALKIMISEARGCLCPSMDELREMVSQAQDNGFQIAIHAIEQNTVEAAVSALESIYEKSKKDNHRHRIEHCSICPDSLLDRIENVRALVVTQPSFIYHSGERYLETVSEEQLPLLYRISSFLKSGLKPSAGSDNPVAPLNPMLSMHTAVNRKTQKGEAFFSRERVLPSVALEMHTKAAAYASFDEGVKGTIIPGKLADFTVLSDDPLKIAPEKIRDIKVEATIVGGEVVWRS from the coding sequence ATGACTGAAAAAGCGGACCTGGTTCTTTACAACGCGAACGTGATCACATTCGATCCCGCCAAACCTAAGGCGACCTCGGTAGCGGTCAGGGACGGAAAGATACTCCGCGTTGCCGGCAACGGCGCCCATGAACATTTCACCGGACGCAAGATAAATTGCAACGGCAAGACCCTCGTCCCCGGTTTCAATGACGCCCACTGCCACATCCTCGCCTTCGCCTCAAGCCTGCTGAGTGTCGATTGCACACCATCTTCGGTATCTTCCATCGCCGACATCAAGGACCGCATACGCAAGCGGGTGCAGACGGCCTCGGATGGAGAGTGGATAAGGGCCTTCGGATACGATGAATTCTACCTCGCCGAGCGGCGCCATCCCAACCGGTCAGATCTTGATGAAGCAGCGCCGAACCACCCCGTGAAACTGATGCATCGTTCCAGACACGCTTGTGTGCTCAACAGCCGCGCCATGTCCATAGCCGGGATAACAAACGAAACTCAGGAACCCGACGGGGGAGTGATAGACAGGGACCTGCAGTCGGGAGAGCCGAGCGGTATGCTGTTCGAGATGAACGATTATATAGAGAATAAAGTGCCTCCGATCTCGCCTGCTGAGATGGAGCGCGGGGTCAAGCTTGCCAACGACGCGTACCTGTCACAGGGGATAACGTCTCTGCAGGATGCTACGGCTACCAACAATATCGAGACGTGGAAATTATTCCAGCGTTTGCGGGATTCCGGTTCGCTGAAACCGAGGCTGTCATTGATGATGGGCATGCGATACATGGATCAGTTGTTGGAAGACGGATTCGAGCCGCGGCACGGCGATAACGATATGCGTCTCGGGGCTCTTAAAATAATGATAAGCGAAGCCAGGGGCTGTCTATGTCCGTCGATGGATGAATTAAGGGAGATGGTCTCGCAGGCGCAGGATAATGGATTTCAGATAGCGATTCATGCCATAGAGCAGAATACGGTTGAGGCGGCCGTGTCGGCTTTGGAGTCTATCTACGAAAAATCGAAGAAGGATAATCACCGCCATCGCATAGAGCATTGTTCCATATGCCCGGACTCACTGCTCGATAGAATAGAAAATGTAAGAGCCCTTGTGGTTACGCAGCCTTCTTTCATCTACCACAGCGGAGAACGCTACCTTGAGACCGTATCCGAAGAACAGCTGCCTTTACTGTATCGCATCAGTTCTTTCCTGAAGAGCGGACTCAAGCCGAGCGCGGGATCTGATAATCCGGTCGCGCCGCTTAACCCGATGCTGAGCATGCACACCGCTGTCAACAGGAAGACACAAAAAGGAGAAGCGTTTTTCTCCCGAGAGAGGGTGCTGCCGTCCGTCGCGTTGGAGATGCATACCAAGGCGGCGGCATACGCCTCGTTCGACGAAGGCGTAAAAGGCACGATAATCCCGGGAAAGCTGGCCGATTTCACTGTTCTAAGCGATGACCCGCTGAAGATAGCCCCGGAGAAGATACGAGATATCAAGGTCGAGGCTACAATAGTAGGCGGTGAGGTTGTCTGGCGCTCTTGA
- a CDS encoding ArsA family ATPase — MKNVIMFCGKGGVGKTTCAATTALHYAMTGNKTLILSTDPTPSLQHIFEINVAATSGSKGTPVTITDNLFLYEVGAHEVKTMWNDKFGSEAYEVFSSFVDIDYDEFIDFVASVLPGLRDEFMVDYIRELHESGKYGKIIWDTAPAGQTLGLLKMPSIIGEHLKPAARIYTSLKTTGKNRNTVQGVIKGWEALSAKDMNFIQTMVEFKLVTIAEALAVSQLDYIFEEFRSYNLGIDQVIINQVITKPDSEFMKSKAAMQKEYIAEISRICAGKQRMLSMFPYEITGLNRLKEAVKVLFEND, encoded by the coding sequence ATGAAAAATGTCATCATGTTCTGCGGCAAGGGCGGTGTAGGCAAGACGACATGCGCCGCCACCACCGCCCTGCACTACGCTATGACAGGCAATAAAACACTTATACTGTCCACCGATCCAACCCCTTCGCTGCAGCACATCTTCGAGATCAATGTCGCCGCGACTTCCGGCAGTAAAGGTACTCCGGTAACCATAACCGATAATCTTTTTCTTTATGAGGTCGGCGCTCATGAGGTGAAGACCATGTGGAACGATAAGTTCGGGTCTGAGGCCTACGAAGTGTTCTCTTCATTCGTCGATATCGACTATGATGAGTTCATCGATTTTGTCGCCAGCGTACTGCCGGGGCTCAGAGATGAATTCATGGTCGACTATATAAGGGAGCTTCACGAGTCCGGCAAATACGGTAAAATAATATGGGATACGGCACCTGCAGGCCAGACGCTGGGACTTCTCAAGATGCCGTCGATTATCGGTGAGCATCTTAAACCCGCCGCGCGCATCTACACTTCGCTGAAAACAACAGGGAAGAACCGCAATACGGTTCAAGGGGTCATAAAGGGATGGGAGGCTCTTTCGGCTAAGGACATGAATTTTATTCAAACTATGGTAGAATTTAAACTGGTGACTATAGCCGAGGCGCTCGCCGTATCACAGCTTGATTATATATTTGAAGAGTTCAGGAGTTACAATCTCGGTATCGATCAGGTTATCATTAATCAGGTGATTACCAAACCCGATTCGGAGTTTATGAAAAGTAAGGCAGCCATGCAGAAAGAGTATATCGCAGAGATATCCAGAATATGCGCGGGAAAGCAGCGGATGCTTTCCATGTTTCCTTATGAAATAACCGGCCTGAATAGGCTTAAAGAGGCTGTAAAGGTGCTTTTTGAAAATGACTGA